The Chitinophaga flava genome has a segment encoding these proteins:
- a CDS encoding metallophosphoesterase, with product MNKDRRSFLRNTSLATGLLLLQNPFRSLATINSNATWLPGDNREIMIWHTNDLHGQITDLRPANAQGVFLDAGDFLDDTANVDAHMKMIAAMNKAGYHAATIGNKELANGQAALAALIPHMQFNLVNCNYHFSDKSLARQVAPYKIVYAGSLKIGITGVGHALPASSGVTCLPPVQAANEMAIRLKKEQGCQIVICLSHLGYRQPGNTADNRDVAMESTHIDFVIGGHQQKIISTTEVFRNVNNHEVYLSQAGSNGVMVGTMKMKFNEDRKGCGIEPGCVMA from the coding sequence ATGAACAAAGATCGTCGCTCCTTTCTGCGCAATACTTCCCTGGCAACAGGCTTGTTGTTATTGCAAAACCCCTTCCGCTCTCTGGCCACTATCAACAGTAATGCCACCTGGCTTCCCGGTGATAACAGAGAAATTATGATATGGCATACCAATGACCTGCACGGACAAATAACAGACCTGCGCCCGGCAAACGCACAGGGCGTATTCCTGGATGCCGGCGACTTCCTGGATGATACTGCTAACGTGGATGCACATATGAAAATGATCGCCGCTATGAACAAAGCCGGCTATCATGCCGCTACCATCGGCAACAAGGAACTGGCCAACGGACAGGCTGCCCTGGCTGCACTGATACCCCATATGCAGTTTAATTTAGTCAACTGTAATTACCATTTTTCAGATAAGTCACTGGCCCGTCAGGTAGCTCCTTATAAAATCGTATATGCGGGATCGTTAAAAATCGGTATCACCGGCGTAGGCCATGCATTGCCTGCCAGCAGCGGTGTTACCTGCCTTCCTCCGGTACAGGCGGCCAACGAAATGGCCATACGCCTTAAAAAGGAACAAGGTTGCCAGATCGTCATCTGTCTCTCGCATCTGGGATACCGCCAGCCAGGTAATACCGCGGACAACCGCGATGTAGCCATGGAATCTACCCATATCGATTTTGTAATCGGCGGACATCAGCAGAAAATTATTTCAACTACTGAAGTGTTCCGTAATGTTAATAATCATGAAGTATACCTCAGCCAGGCTGGCTCCAATGGTGTCATGGTGGGCACTATGAAAATGAAGTTCAATGAAGACCGCAAGGGATGCGGTATTGAACCGGGTTGTGTGATGGCCTGA
- a CDS encoding LytR/AlgR family response regulator transcription factor — protein MVVLIVEDETAAARQLGNMLSKLRPRWQIAGMTESISETVQWLTNNPLPDIILMDIQLSDGECFAIFEQIEIHTPVIFTTAFDEYAIRAFKVNSIDYLLKPIEEEELAQALVKYESLHHMPSMNAQLTKLMQHLASPVNTRERMLFRTHNGIKSIECSDIAYIKAQDKHLYVYTFNGEMNITDQSLDELAQSLSARLFFRINRKYLCHIKALQQIRILSNSRVHVMLTHCKDEDIFVSQSRISDFRQWLDT, from the coding sequence ATGGTAGTTTTAATTGTAGAAGACGAAACAGCCGCAGCCAGGCAATTGGGAAACATGCTCAGCAAACTGCGCCCCCGGTGGCAGATTGCCGGCATGACAGAAAGTATCTCCGAAACCGTACAATGGCTTACTAACAATCCTTTACCGGATATCATCCTGATGGATATTCAGCTTTCCGACGGTGAGTGCTTTGCCATCTTCGAACAGATTGAAATACACACACCGGTGATCTTCACAACGGCCTTCGATGAATATGCCATCAGGGCCTTTAAAGTGAACAGCATCGATTATCTGCTTAAACCAATCGAAGAAGAAGAGCTGGCCCAGGCGCTGGTCAAATATGAATCACTGCACCATATGCCATCCATGAATGCTCAGCTGACAAAACTGATGCAGCATTTAGCCAGCCCGGTAAATACCCGGGAGCGTATGCTGTTTCGCACACATAACGGAATCAAAAGCATTGAATGCAGTGACATCGCTTATATCAAAGCCCAGGACAAACATTTGTATGTTTATACTTTTAACGGAGAAATGAATATCACTGACCAGTCGCTGGATGAACTGGCGCAAAGTCTGTCTGCCCGCCTGTTTTTCAGGATCAACAGAAAATATCTTTGCCATATTAAAGCGCTGCAACAAATACGTATCCTTTCCAATAGCCGTGTGCATGTTATGCTCACACATTGCAAAGATGAAGATATATTTGTGAGCCAGTCCCGGATCAGTGATTTCCGCCAGTGGCTGGACACATAG
- a CDS encoding sensor histidine kinase: MKKVMQHIRSYGIILVIVTMINIVYNFPDYSSGRTDWITELVMIFIMTSIGFIGFKGLNHFFLQHVLNWNTRTEKSFLVFILVSACFGALLVFIFMKLQVAIFHTPQPSIDAYIKNMIYSALLFLLFTLGATFGKFINHWKQGIEAAANVEQLLARSQLESLKNQVNPHFLFNALNTLTSLIREDEDQAVSFVGQLSRILRYALSQETNDTVLVQTELKIADAYMKICQQRFKQKLVFEVTISDMVMQQYILSHSILMLLENALKHNEISRQRPLVILMYDKEGYLFVENNYQPRQSAAPSNGIGLSNITGRYRLLTHLPVLISSDEASWRVGIPVMNTRNTSDLLPDKKATTW; encoded by the coding sequence ATGAAAAAAGTGATGCAGCATATCAGGTCATACGGAATCATATTGGTGATCGTTACCATGATTAATATCGTGTATAATTTCCCGGACTACAGCAGTGGCAGAACTGATTGGATCACAGAACTCGTCATGATTTTTATTATGACCAGCATAGGTTTCATCGGATTTAAGGGATTGAATCATTTTTTCCTACAGCATGTATTGAACTGGAATACCCGCACTGAAAAAAGTTTTCTGGTATTCATCCTGGTATCAGCATGTTTTGGTGCTCTGCTGGTATTCATTTTTATGAAACTGCAGGTAGCTATTTTTCATACCCCTCAGCCTTCTATCGACGCGTATATCAAAAACATGATATATTCGGCCCTGTTATTTCTTTTATTCACGCTCGGCGCTACATTTGGCAAATTTATCAATCACTGGAAACAGGGGATTGAAGCCGCTGCCAACGTGGAACAACTACTGGCCAGAAGCCAGCTGGAGTCTCTGAAAAATCAGGTCAATCCTCATTTTTTATTCAACGCGCTGAATACGCTTACGTCCCTGATACGGGAAGATGAAGACCAGGCGGTGAGTTTTGTTGGGCAGCTCTCCCGGATACTACGTTATGCACTCTCGCAGGAAACAAACGACACCGTATTAGTTCAAACTGAACTGAAGATAGCCGATGCATATATGAAAATCTGCCAGCAGCGCTTCAAGCAGAAGCTGGTTTTTGAGGTGACGATTTCTGATATGGTCATGCAACAATACATCCTCTCTCACAGTATACTGATGCTGCTGGAAAATGCGCTTAAACACAATGAGATCTCCCGCCAGCGGCCATTGGTCATTCTGATGTATGACAAAGAAGGTTATCTTTTTGTAGAGAACAATTATCAGCCCCGGCAATCAGCGGCGCCGTCCAATGGTATCGGGCTTAGCAACATTACCGGCCGCTATCGGTTACTCACCCATTTGCCGGTGCTCATTAGTTCGGACGAAGCCAGCTGGCGGGTAGGTATACCGGTGATGAATACACGTAATACATCAGATCTTTTGCCTGATAAAAAAGCAACCACATGGTAG